From a single Nicotiana tabacum cultivar K326 chromosome 8, ASM71507v2, whole genome shotgun sequence genomic region:
- the LOC107799055 gene encoding uncharacterized protein LOC107799055, whose amino-acid sequence MKDEYRLPRLLLGCSVVVPSNSKSSSSQSYNGNSILNSYLLIVLAALLLALLCALDLRAIIRSVLRYNTRFPLESTEAATSHLASNGLDKGELKKIAVMVYEPGMRTFSATDCPICLGEFEQGEKLRMLPRCNHGFHVKCIDEWKCFLAFNSYQFLSAEKEKSYQLSTSFSAFILKLHLGYSVWVQSNHTNRSSQLNNNNNSISNSCLLIVLATLLFALLIALVLRAIIRCVVRHNGRFPFESAEASLARLSSNGLVKSELTKIPVIVYEQRQKMLSATAECPICLGEFQQGEKLRILPNCNHGFHVQCIDKWFSSHSSCPTCRQILFLV is encoded by the exons ATGAAAGATGAGTACCGTCTGCCTCGATTACTTCTGGGTTGCAGTGTGGTGGTTCCATCGAATTCTAAAAGCAGCTCAAGCCAATCCTATAATGGTAACTCGATTTTAAACAGCTATCTGCTAATAGTTCTTGCAGCTCTGCTACTTGCTCTGCTATGTGCCCTTGACCTGAGGGCAATCATACGTTCTGTTTTACGATACAACACGAGATTTCCCTTAGAGTCCACAGAAGCTGCTACGTCACATTTGGCATCCAATGGATTGGACAAGGGTGAGTTGAAAAAGATAGCAGTGATGGTTTACGAGCCAGGAATGAGGACGTTTTCTGCTACAGATTGTCCAATATGCCTCGGAGAATTTGAACAAGGAGAAAAGTTGAGAATGTTGCCAAGATGCAATCATGGCTTTCATGTCAAGTGCATCGATGAATG GAAATGTTTTCTTGCATTTAATTCTTACCAGTTTTTATCAGCAGAAAAAGAAAAGTCTTACCAGCTTTCTACATCATTCTCTGCATTTATATTAAAGCTTCATCTT GGTTATAGTGTGTGGGTGCAATCCAACCATACGAACAGATCAAGCcaattaaacaacaacaacaactcaattTCAAATAGTTGTCTGCTAATAGTTCTTGCAACTTTGCTATTTGCGCTGCTAATTGCCCTCGTGTTGAGGGCAATTATACGTTGTGTCGTAAGACACAACGGAAGATTTCCATTTGAATCTGCAGAAGCTTCACTTGCGCGTTTGTCGTCAAATGGATTGGTTAAAAGTGAATTGACAAAGATTCCAGTGATAGTATACGAGCAACGACAGAAGATGTTATCTGCTACTGCAGAATGTCCAATATGCCTTGGAGAATTTCAACAAggagaaaaattgaggattttgcCAAATTGTAATCATGGTTTTCATGTTCAATGCATAGACAAATGGTTTTCATCGCATTCTTCGTGTCCAACTTGCAGGCAaatattatttctagtttaa
- the LOC107809675 gene encoding LOW QUALITY PROTEIN: B3 domain-containing transcription repressor VAL1-like (The sequence of the model RefSeq protein was modified relative to this genomic sequence to represent the inferred CDS: inserted 1 base in 1 codon), protein MGSMICMNELCRATTSSEWKKGWSLKSGGFAKLCYNCGSAFENLVFCETFHSEESGWRECKTCRKLIHCGCIASKYLYEYMDYGGVACINCASQLDGHSIRPIQIPGDDLPNGTLGTKATQPLGVENKMDENNFDKRRVMRLSKPVETSESGQLFQTQKNDIKQETMVPIGNVSTCFSNLNQQPVGAASLFGKPDNDRQSQGVKDMYESINQPSLNFSLSTLVGASSSAQPFPGGDVEGREQSKSSPFQLGQRTRHILPKPPKPSPNSGSESNKAMTSQTRVARPPAEGRGGRNQLLPRYWPRITDQELQQISGDLKSTIVPLFEKVLSASDAGRIGRLVLPKACAEAYFPPINQSEGLPIRIQDIKGKEWTFQFRFWPNNNSRMYVLEGVTPCIQNMQLQAGDTVIFSRIDPGGKLVMGFRKATNNADMQDPQPSILPNVLPNGSGFAETSFTGMTENLPVSVTLNLLGLFAKQAFEFALSLNTNSFSHXKHEKNGGRTSDDSVNRQVPISEKKKARNIGSKNKRLLMHADDVMELRITWEEAQELLRPPPTSKPTVVVIEDYEFEEYEEPPVFGKRTIFTARSSGDQEQWAQCDSCSKWRRLPVHVLLPAKWTCSDNIWDSRRCSCAAPDEINPRELEALFRVGKDLKRRKLVENNEDCEPSGLDALATLAVLGDNIGDLGEPSVGATTKHPRHRPGCSCIVCIQPPSGKGKHQPTCKCNVCLTVKRRFKTLMLRKKKKQSEREAELAQAKDQVPPKDGSETDGASGTDHLLHMNQSENEHMNLSENERDTNGDQMEEFGAGKGQLDLNSHPNRDDDMLVEATAGMTMTSLVNATNLPLEYLTQNGLESLGDSLLSRAAGESEGNHPDNGFMKTADAEQENKGDEG, encoded by the exons ATGGGGTCAATGATTTGCATGAATGAGCTTTGTCGTGCAACGACGTCGTCTGAATGGAAGAAAGGTTGGAGCTTGAAATCTGGTGGATTTGCAAAGCTTTGTTATAATTGCGG ATCTGCTTTTGAGAATTTAGTTTTCTGTGAAACATTCCACTCTGAGGAATCTGGTTGGAGGGAATGTAAAACGTGTAGAAAG CTTATCCACTGTGGGTGTATTGCCTCAAAATATTTGTACGAGTACATGGATTATGGAGGTGTTGCATGTATAAACTGTGCAAGCCAATTGGATGGTCATTCCATCAGACCAATACAG ATACCTGGTGATGATCTTCCTAATGGAACCTTGGGAACTAAGGCTACGCAGCCACTAGGTGTTGAGAATAAAATGGATGAGAATAATTTTGACAAAAGAAGGGTTATGCGGTtgagcaagccagtggagaccagtgagtctggtcaactctttcaaactCAAAAGAATGACATTAAACAAGAAACAATGGTTCCCATTGGTAATGTCAGCACATGCTTTTCAAATCTAAACCAGCAGCCCGTTGGAGCAGCTTCTCTATTTGGCAAGCCTGATAATGACAGACAAAGCCAAGGGGTTAAAGATATGTACGAATCGATCAATCAGCCGTCTCTAAATTTCTCATTGAGTACTCTTGTTGGTGCTTCAAGTTCAGCACAGCCTTTTCCTGGTGGAGATGTTGAAGGAAGGGAACAAAGCAAAAGTTCTCCCTTTCAACTGGGCCAAAGGACACGCCATATATTGCCCAAGCCCCCCAAACCTAGCCCCAATTCAGGTTCTGAATCAAACAAAGCAATGACTTCACAGACACGGGTTGCAAGGCCGCCCGCTGAAGGCCGAGGTGGCCGCAACCAATTACTGCCTCGATACTGGCCTAGGATTACAGACCAGGAGTTGCAACAAATATCTGGAGA TTTAAAATCCACTATTGTACCACTGTTTGAGAAGGTCCTAAGTGCCAGTGACGCTGGTCGAATAGGCCGTCTGGTTCTGCCCAAAGCATGTGCTGAG GCGTACTTTCCTCCAATTAACCAATCTGAGGGTCTACCTATAAGGATTCAGGATATAAAGGGTAAAGAGTGGACATTTCAATTCAGATTTTGGCCCAATAACAACAGCCGGATGTATGTTTTGGAGGGTGTTACCCCTTGTATACAGAATATGCAATTGCAAGCTGGTGATACCG TGATATTCAGTCGAATAGATCCGGGAGGAAAGCTTGTTATGGGATTTCGAAAGGCAACGAACAATGCTGACATGCAG GATCCTCAACCGTCTATCCTTCCCAATGTCCTTCCCAATGGCAGTGGCTTTGCAGAAACTTCATTCACTGGCATGACCGAAAATCTTCCGGTGAGTGTTACTCTAAACCTTCTAGGTCTTTTTGCTAAGCAAGCATTTGAATTTGCTCTTTCCCTTAATACAAATTCTTTTTCTC TGAAACATGAAAAGAATGGAGGCAGGACTAGTGATGATTCTGTGAACCGGCAAGTGCCGATTTCAGAGAAGAAAAAGGCAAGAAACATAGGGTCCAAAAATAAGAGGCTTCTTATGCATGCTGATGATGTTATGGAACTTAGAATCACTTGGGAAGAAGCACAAGAATTGCTACGGCCACCTCCGACTTCCAAGCCTACCGTTGTTGTGATTGAGGACTATGAATTTGAGGAATATGAA GAACCACCAGTATTTGGAAAGAGGACGATATTTACTGCCCGATCTTCTGG GGATCAGGAGCAATGGGCTCAATGTGACAGCTGCTCTAAATGGCGTAGATTGCCGGTGCATGTTCTCCTTCCTGCAAAGTGGACTTGTTCGGACAATATTTGGGACTCAAGAAG ATGCTCTTGTGCTGCTCCTGATGAGATTAATCCGAGGGAACTGGAAGCTCTCTTTAGAGTTGGCAAGG ATCTTAAGAGGCGAAAACTTGTAGAAAACAATGAAGATTGTGAGCCTTCTGGTCTAGATGCCTTGGCAACACTTGCTGTTTTAGGAGATAATATTGGTGATTTGGGAGAGCCTTCAGTTGGAGCCACTACTAAACATCCTCGGCATCGCCCTGGTTGCAGTTGCATTGTTTGCATTCAGCCTCCAAGTGGAAAAGGCAAGCACCAGCCGACATGTAAGTGCAATGTCTGCTTGACTGTGAAACGTCGGTTTAAGACACTCATGCTACGTAAGAAGAAGAAACAATCAGAACGAGAAGCGGAGCTTGCACAGGCGAAGGATCAGGTTCCTCCTAAAGATGGGTCAGAAACAGACGGGGCAAGTGGAACTGATCATTTGCTTCATATGAATCAATCCGAGAATGAACACATGAATCTTTCAGAGAACGAAAGGGATACAAACGGGGATCAGATGGAGGAGTTTGGAGCCGGAAAAGGACAGTTGGACCTGAACTCCCACCCTAATCGCGACGATGACATGCTAGTCGAGGCCACTGCTGGAATGACCATGACATCCCTTGTTAATGCTACCAACCTTCCACTGGAGTATCTAACACAGAACGGGCTCGAGAGCTTGGGAGACTCTTTGCTCTCACGAGCTGCCGGTGAGAGTGAAGGAAACCATCCTGATAATGGATTCATGAAAACTGCAGATGCTGAACAAGAGAATAAAGGTGATGAAGGGTAA
- the LOC107799057 gene encoding uncharacterized protein LOC107799057: MDIDISRWILEFILRQPLDDSILNALVHTLPLPNDNLNLKKALILRKLESEISNSSVTEKILELLELFEELDHQEGIETLKEMKSAYCAVAVECTVKFLNQKGAESDKGKYFEAVKRIWKKRINLMEKIENVGFVCEELWDWRDEIEAALWEDKCCDNVIRRSKGIFPVEAVEVFVREAKERIGPPFLDVVAETYRSDDAVREFFGGVNEQGTCRNSVREVRKGNALPRQKHVAFRRTRGASAGTCGGVRISDSIELGLDASGGQDSFLPTPEIEKAQEALKLSSKELRAMVKDPLPDALQFAETLSSLVRDHMGHQPAENNSDRAPHPVVASSRMDQANGENCEANCHPSAASKPDLMNRKSAAHTSERDESADELNEGSPSGVRRFTLPSPKRTEISPLKKYEFKKFTTRRKPTKWSALEEDTLRTGVQKYGSGNWTHILNTYRDIFVVRTAGDLKDKWRNMMS, from the exons ATGGATATCGATATTTCCCGTTGGATTCTTGAATTCATCCTCCGGCAACCGCTCGACGACAGCATACTCAACGCTTTAGTTCACACTCTTCCCCTTCCAAACGATAATTTGAACCTCAAAAAAGCCCTTATCCTCAGAAAACTCGAATCCGAGATTTCTAACAGTTCAGTTACTGAGAAAATCCTCGAACTTCTGGAACTATTCGAGGAACTAGATCATCAAGAAGGAATTGAAACTTTAAAGGAAATGAAATCCGCGTATTGTGCGGTGGCAGTGGAATGCACGGTGAAATTTTTGAATCAAAAAGGAGCGGAAAGTGATAAAGGAAAGTATTTTGAAGCGGTAAAGAGGATATGGAAAAAGAGAATTAATTTAATGGAAAAAATAGAGAATGTAGGTTTCGTATGTGAAGAGTTATGGGATTGGAGGGATGAAATAGAAGCAGCGTTATGGGAAGATAAGTGTTGTGACAATGTGATAAGGAGAAGTAAAGGCATATTTCCTGTTGAGGCGGTTGAGGTTTTCGTTAGAGAAGCTAAAGAGAGAATTGGGCCTCCTTTTCTTGATGTTGTGGCGGAGACTTACAGGAGTGATGATGCGGTGAGGGAATTTTTTGGAGGGGTGAACGAACAAGGGACTTGCAGGAATAGTGTCAGAG AAGTGCGCAAAGGAAATGCATTGCCCAGGCAGAAGCATGTTGCTTTCAGACGCACCAGAGGAGCATCAGCTGGGACATGTGGAGGTGTTAGGATCAGTGACTCTATTGAGTTGGGACTTGATGCATCTGGTGGACAGGACAGCTTCCTGCCTACGCCTGAAATCGAGAAAGCACAGGAAGCACTTAAATTGAGTTCGAAGGAGCTGCGTGCTATGGTGAAGGATCCTCTACCCGATGCACTACAGTTTGCTGAGACTCTGTCTTCTTTGGTGAGGGATCATATGGGTCATCAGCCTGCCGAAAATAACAGTGACAGAGCTCCTCATCCAGTGGTTGCCAGTAGCAGAATGGATCAAGCTAATGGAGAGAATTGTGAGGCAAATTGTCATCCTAGTGCTGCATCCAAGCCAGACCTAATGAACCGAAAGAGTGCTGCCCATACATCTGAG CGGGACGAATCAGCAGATGAGTTAAATGAAGGATCACCAAGTGGTGTGAGGAGGTTTACATTACCTAGCCCGAAGAGGACGGAAATCTCTCCCTTGAAGaaatatgaatttaaaaaatttacCACGAGGAGAAAGCCCACGAAATGGAGTGCATTGGAAGAAGACACCTTGAGAACTGGTGTACAGAA GTATGGTTCCGGAAACTGGACGCACATCTTAAATACTTATCGTGACATATTTGTAGTGAGGACTGCG GGTGACTTGAAGGACAAGTGGAGAAACATGATGTCGTAG